Proteins encoded by one window of Microaerobacter geothermalis:
- a CDS encoding ArsR/SmtB family transcription factor, which produces MNQKKKMQDEISAELYAKFFHGLSNPTRLKIVQSLLGKEKNVSELVQELGIKQSQISNQLACLKWCGYVDARQEGKYVYYQIKDERIREILRLATEVVGDNAAHISECTRM; this is translated from the coding sequence GTGAATCAGAAGAAAAAAATGCAGGATGAAATTAGTGCAGAATTATATGCCAAATTCTTTCATGGGCTTTCCAATCCTACCCGATTAAAAATTGTTCAGTCTTTACTGGGAAAAGAAAAAAATGTGAGTGAACTTGTACAAGAACTGGGTATTAAACAATCTCAGATTTCCAACCAATTAGCTTGTTTAAAATGGTGCGGCTATGTTGATGCCCGCCAGGAAGGAAAATATGTATATTACCAGATTAAAGACGAAAGAATTAGGGAAATTCTCAGGCTTGCCACTGAAGTCGTGGGTGACAATGCCGCTCATATCAGTGAATGCACCAGAATGTAA